The Hyalangium ruber genome includes the window CCGCGGCTGGTGCGCGTGCGCCAGATGCTCTCGGAGCTGAATGCCTCCGGGCCGGGCGCTTCTTCTGAGCGGTATCAGGCCATCGCGGCGTCGCTCCTGGAGCTGCCTGGCGACCCCGGGCAGGCTCAGACGCTGCAAGTGGATATGCACAAGCCGGGAGCGGGAGCGACGCTGGGCCGGCAGGTGCTCGATGAGATGAGCCGCGGTGTCCACCTGCTGTACCGCATCTCCCGCTCAGCGCAGACGGATGGGCTTGGAGGCCTTCGGGCGGAGTTCGTGCGTCGGTACGGTGATCGGGCTGTTCCCCTCATGGAGGCGCTCGACGAGGACGGCGGGTTCGGCATCGATTCGGCTCAGCATCTGCGTCATGACGCGGCTCAGCTGCTCGCCGACCTTCCCTTCCCGGAGTCCAAGCCGGATGAGCTCGTGCCGGCCAACCAGCGAGAAGCCGTGCTCCTGCGCAAGTTCGAGAGTGCGCGGGTCAGTGGGGCGCGGCAGATCGAGTTCACGGAAGCGGACCTTGCTGCGCTCGAGACTCCTGGTCGGCTGCCGCTGCCTGATGCGTTCTCGGTTCATGCCGCGCTCGCGGCGCGCTCCCAGGAGGCGCTGGCGCAAGGGGACTTCCAGCTCCTCATCGAGAGCGTCTACGGCCCCTCCGGAGCGACCCTGTTGGGACGCTTCTGCCACGCGGACCCGGAGCTGACCCAGCACGTCGAGCGCCACCTTCGGTCGGAGGAGGCGCTACGGCCGGACGCGGTGTTCGCCGAGATTGCCTTCCTCGGAGATAGCCGCGTCGGCAACGTCGTGCTGCGGCCGACGCTGCGCTCGCACGAGATTCCCTACCTCTCCAGGTCCGGCGTACCGGAGGAGCGGCAGATCTCGGTCGGTGAGCTGTGGCTGTCGGTGGAGCAGGGGCGGTTCGTGCTGCGCTCGGAGCGACTCGGCCGCGAGGTCATTCCGCGACTGACGTGCGCGCACAACTTCCGCGACCAGAGGCTCTTCCGTCTCTACAGGTTCCTAGGGATGCTTCAGGAGCAGGCACAGGCGTCCAACCTGCGGTGGAACTGGGGAGCGCTCCGGCACGCGGCGTTCTTGCCCCGGGTGGTGTCGGGCCGCCTCGTGCTGTCGCGCGCGCGCTGGATTCTACAGCCAGAGGAGTGGCGCCCTATCTTCGAAGCGCGAGGGGCGGTGCGGTACGAGCGCCTGCAGCGTCTAAGGGCGGGGTTGGGGATGCCGCGCTACGTCACTTTCTCGGAGGGCACCGACTTCTTCCCGGTCGACTTGGACAACGCCCTCTGCGTCGAGAATGCCGTTCAGCTCCTGGGGGATGTCCAGCGCGCGGCGTTCTTCGAGATGTTTCCCGACCCTGAACACCTCTGCGTGGTGGGGCCGGAGGGCAGGTTCGTCCACGAGCTTCTCGTGCCCTTCGTCCGGCAGCGGTCTCCCAGCGTCCCCCTTGCCCCTCGCCCTTCAGGCGCGCGGGTGTCGCCCTCCTCACGTACTTTCGCACCGGGCTCGGAGTGGCTCTTCGCGAAGCTGTACACAGGACGCTCGAGCGCGGATGACGTGCTCCGGAAGGTGGTGGCCCCGATCGCGAGGGGTGCGCTGGCCTCGGGGGCGGCCGACCAATGGTTCTTCATCCGGTACGCGGATCCGGACTGGCACGTCCGGCTGCGGTTGCACGGCTCGCCGCGCCGACTCGCGTTCGAGGTACTCCCAGCCCTTCACGATGCGCTCGCGCCATTGATCGAGGCGGGCACCCTCCACCGTGTCCAGCTCGACACGTATGAGCGCGAAGTCGAGCGGTACGGTGGCCTCGAGGGGACGCTCCTTGCCGAGTCCCTGTTCCATGCGGACAGCGAGGCGGTCGTGGCCGTTCTAGAGGCGATGCCGGGCGAGCTGGGGCTCCGCGTGCGGTGGCAGCTCGCGCTCTATGGCATCCATCGGCTCTTGCTCGATCTCGAACTCGACTCCCAAGAGCGGCATGCCGTGGTCCGGACCGCGCGCGAGCAATTGGGAGCGCTCTTCAAGCTACCCCCTGAGTTCGAGCACCGACTGGGAATGCGATACCGGCGTGAGCGCCGCACCATCGAGGAGCTGCTGGCGCCCTCTGGGGGGCCGCCCGCCTTGCTCCGTGGCGGGATGGAGTTCCTCGACCGGCGTGGCGCCCAAATCGCGCCCATCGTCTCCCGGCTACGGGAACGCGCCCGCTCGGGACATCTCTCCGTGTCCCTCGAGGAGCTCACCAGCAGCTACATGCACATGTTCACCAACCGGCTCCTGCGGGCCCACGCCAGGGAGCAGGAGCTGGTGCTCTACGACTTCCTGAGTCGCTTCTACGACTCCCAGTCTGCTCGTTCGAGGCCGAGGGGGTAGGGGGTTGCCCCTACCCAGCGTGCCTCTACTGGAACACGGGAGCGAGCAGTCCGATGCGCGGCGAGAGCAGCTGCGAGAGCAGCGTCATCACCTCTTCGGAGGAGTAGCGATCGGCGAATGCCGCCGCGATCTTCCCCGCCGTGCGGGTTCCATCACACGCTTCGAGCACCGGCTCTACATCCGCGGGAAGGACCCAGGTCTCATTGCGCGTCGGGGTCAGGCGGCGTAGCAGCGGCGGTTCGACGAGCCTGTCGCGGGAGCGTTGGTACGGGCGGCTCTCATGCGTGGCGACGACGCGCTCGTCCTGGATCTCATAGACGGTGTGCCGCGTGCGGTGCATGAGCCGCATGCCTCGCAGCTCCGCCTTGGAGTAGGGCTTGGGCGCGGGTCTGTCCGCATGCTCGACATAGAAGCCGAAGAACGGCGCGCGCTCGGCCGCTAGCAGGTTGACGACTCGCTGCTGCTCCCGCGCATCGAGCTTGCGCCACGCGGCGAGGAGCGCGGGGTCGTCGACGTAGCGTGCCAGGTCCCACACGTGCGGCGTCGGCCAGGACAGGCGCAGCCCCGCATCGGTCACCAGCGCGTACAGCGAGTCGATGTCGTAGGCGATCTCGTAGGGTTGCAGCAGCGTGTCGGCGAACGTGGGGATGTCATCCTCGACATTGCCAAGCATCCGCAGCGTCTGGGCCATCCCTCCGCACTTGTCGGAGGCGCGTACCGCGCGCAGCAGCTGCATGGCCAGCTCGTGCTTGCGCTTCAGGTTGCGCGGTCCGCCCGCCAGTGTCTCGACCGCGCGCTGGAACTGCCGGAAGAAATGCCGGTGCTGCTCGTTGTACGCCATGATGAGGCCCGCGCCGCCGCTCCGGAGCGCCTGCCGTAGCAACCGCATCCCCTTCAGCGGGTCCTCCAGGACGGGGAGCACGCCGGTACAGAAGATGATGTCGAAGTCGTCGCGGAACGTCGACTCCAGCAGGTTCTGGTGCTGGAACTCGACGTTCTTGATGCCCAGCTGCCCCGCC containing:
- a CDS encoding lantibiotic dehydratase, with translation MSHSDSDKPPSGAATPGALVSEFFVFRTPVLAFDEFQRWGEGLEAPSTTGELTRLEFALEADRQRLRSRLRQLLARPELDEAIFVASPSLYAQLGDWRDNPGSERGTKVERALVRYFSRMMGRPTPFGLFAGMSVGVIGAETRLSMVGRDGYRRKVRLDTDHAMALADTLAQDARLQAVLRYHPNTTVSSHSADRLQYIEARCTGVAWTHREVGIRSTPPLRTVLARAARGASRAALAAALEQEHEVEQGEAEAYVDELIRRQVLQSELALSATGTEPLDHLIGRLEALSKEHEALPRLVRVRQMLSELNASGPGASSERYQAIAASLLELPGDPGQAQTLQVDMHKPGAGATLGRQVLDEMSRGVHLLYRISRSAQTDGLGGLRAEFVRRYGDRAVPLMEALDEDGGFGIDSAQHLRHDAAQLLADLPFPESKPDELVPANQREAVLLRKFESARVSGARQIEFTEADLAALETPGRLPLPDAFSVHAALAARSQEALAQGDFQLLIESVYGPSGATLLGRFCHADPELTQHVERHLRSEEALRPDAVFAEIAFLGDSRVGNVVLRPTLRSHEIPYLSRSGVPEERQISVGELWLSVEQGRFVLRSERLGREVIPRLTCAHNFRDQRLFRLYRFLGMLQEQAQASNLRWNWGALRHAAFLPRVVSGRLVLSRARWILQPEEWRPIFEARGAVRYERLQRLRAGLGMPRYVTFSEGTDFFPVDLDNALCVENAVQLLGDVQRAAFFEMFPDPEHLCVVGPEGRFVHELLVPFVRQRSPSVPLAPRPSGARVSPSSRTFAPGSEWLFAKLYTGRSSADDVLRKVVAPIARGALASGAADQWFFIRYADPDWHVRLRLHGSPRRLAFEVLPALHDALAPLIEAGTLHRVQLDTYEREVERYGGLEGTLLAESLFHADSEAVVAVLEAMPGELGLRVRWQLALYGIHRLLLDLELDSQERHAVVRTAREQLGALFKLPPEFEHRLGMRYRRERRTIEELLAPSGGPPALLRGGMEFLDRRGAQIAPIVSRLRERARSGHLSVSLEELTSSYMHMFTNRLLRAHAREQELVLYDFLSRFYDSQSARSRPRG
- a CDS encoding class I SAM-dependent methyltransferase — its product is MRAARRRQSAEPQTITSLIGELYTQYPFPRVTALHRVEPVHFHLNRMNYQLGRRREDALRPDSRIWVAGCGTEQSILTALRFPEATILATDLSPRSLEVSKRLAGQLGIKNVEFQHQNLLESTFRDDFDIIFCTGVLPVLEDPLKGMRLLRQALRSGGAGLIMAYNEQHRHFFRQFQRAVETLAGGPRNLKRKHELAMQLLRAVRASDKCGGMAQTLRMLGNVEDDIPTFADTLLQPYEIAYDIDSLYALVTDAGLRLSWPTPHVWDLARYVDDPALLAAWRKLDAREQQRVVNLLAAERAPFFGFYVEHADRPAPKPYSKAELRGMRLMHRTRHTVYEIQDERVVATHESRPYQRSRDRLVEPPLLRRLTPTRNETWVLPADVEPVLEACDGTRTAGKIAAAFADRYSSEEVMTLLSQLLSPRIGLLAPVFQ